In Pelecanus crispus isolate bPelCri1 chromosome 16, bPelCri1.pri, whole genome shotgun sequence, the following proteins share a genomic window:
- the KDF1 gene encoding keratinocyte differentiation factor 1: protein MLGRKTGLPHNLNSHRQLNQPYQEAVPLRSRPSKETDVSLEVFSGSTPEIKQSCTRAQQTRDRKGRKTDLKDSNGREAETITFISGTAEAPPNQSFCCSSLSQAWNTYKAVFCCIVTCGGCFQDCSVCIPYPGPAETSTDDGKNGDYNGRLPNSPANISPTEKNGNQIKKSSMGSSFSYPDVKLKGIPVYQNRSPSHHLELDSCCKEMLPEKPFRNSIEKPPLPSSHRSSEEYYSFHESDLDISELNGSMSSRQIDVLIFKKLTELFSVHQIDELAKCTSDTVFLEKTNKISDLINSITQDYNLDEQDAECRLVRGIIRISTRKSRVRPHISIPASQSHEEKSSRGNAPDSGNETMLESMVISQDDLAVQISEETPADVIARNMRRHSSAGSPTSRDSSFQDTETDSSGAPLLQVYC, encoded by the exons ATGCTGGGCCGGAAAACAGGACTCCCCCACAACCTGAACAGCCACCGCCAGCTGAACCAGCCCTACCAGGAGGCTGTGCCCCTGCGGAGCAGACCATCCAAGGAGACGGATGTCAGTTTGGAGGTGTTCAGCGGCTCTACGCCTGAAATCAAACAGAGCTGCACCAGAGCCCAGCAGACGCGGGACAGGAAAGGTCGCAAAACTGACCTCAAAGACTCTAATGGGAGAGAGGCAGAAACAATTACCTTTATTTCTGGTACAGCAGAGGCTCCCCCAAACCAGAGCTTCTGCTGCTCATCTCTGTCTCAGGCCTGGAACACATACAAGGCTGTTTTCTGTTGTATAGTGACCTGTGGGGGCTGCTTTCAGGACTGCAGTGTCTGTATCCCCTATCCAGGCCCCGCCGAGACCTCCACTGATGACGGAAAGAACGGAGATTATAACGGGCGACTGCCAAACAGCCCCGCCAACATCTCTCCCACTGAGAAGAATGGGAACCAGATCAAAAAGTCCAGCATGGGTAGCAGTTTCAGTTACCCAGATGTGAAACTGAAGGGCATTCCTGTCTATCAAAACAGGAGCCCCAGCCACCACCTGGAATTGGATTCATGCTGCAAAGAGATGCTGCCGGAGAAGCCCTTCAGGAACAGCATAGAAAAGCCACCGCTCCCCAGCAGCCACCGGAGTTCAGAGGAGTATTATTCCTTCCACGAGTCCGACCTGGACATCAGCGAGCTGAACGGCTCCATGTCCAGCAGGCAGATCGACGTCCTGATCTTCAAGAAACTGACAGAGCTTTTCAGCGTCCACCAGATCGATGAGCTGGCCAAGTGCACGTCAGACACTGTCTTCCTGGAGAAGACCAACAAGATCTCGGACCTCATCAATAGCATAACTCAGGACTACAACCTGGATGAGCAGGATGCTGAATGCAGGCTGGTCCGAGGCATCATACGCATCAGCACCCGGAAAAGCAGGGTCCGGCCCCATATTTCTATCCCAGCCAGCCAGAGCCACGAGGAGAAGTCCAGCAGAGGCAACGCACCAGACAGCGGGAACGAAACGATGCTAGAGTCCATGGTCATCAGCCAAGACG ATTTGGCCGTGCAAATATCGGAAGAAACACCAGCAGATGTGATAGCCAGGAATATGAGGCGGCATAGCAGCGCAG GCTCTCCAACAAGCAGAGATTCCTCTTTCCAAGACACAGAGACTGACTCATCTGGGGCACCTCTGCTTCAGGTGTATTGTTAA